Proteins encoded together in one Streptomyces umbrinus window:
- a CDS encoding Rmf/CrpP fold protein codes for MSACEAPPLTPRARPAAISRTDSERGAAVGSRGDLVRAINAGAEAGRNGAPVTSCPFPVGDLRRFA; via the coding sequence ATGTCGGCGTGCGAAGCGCCGCCGCTGACGCCGCGCGCAAGACCCGCGGCGATCAGCAGAACCGACTCTGAACGAGGGGCAGCGGTAGGCAGTCGAGGCGACCTCGTACGTGCCATCAACGCCGGAGCCGAGGCCGGCCGCAACGGCGCCCCTGTCACCTCGTGCCCTTTCCCCGTCGGCGACCTGCGCCGCTTCGCGTGA
- a CDS encoding glycosyl hydrolase family 95 catalytic domain-containing protein, with the protein MGVSRRGFLGRVAASAAGGAATGMGVAEPASAQPGPLVGPVALTGMRTDREWRDFLAGQDPRWKRLPRAWYEGPFLGNGLLGSIIHGEPGTNALRFTVHHTEVQDHRPEFGHNWGVARLPVGNLRLHPVGAITGADLRLDLWNAEVSGTVTTDKGTIALRALVHNDRTLLLVTARASAGERDFRWEFVPSPAVSPRIVREDPPAGLEPNPAPVTTREPDGTGVVVQSLVAGGQTVTAHREHRRGDERAYVLAVAHSHPGTDAEGRARSAVRKASALPVSSLLRTHRAWWHRFYRKSFLSVPDEMLQSFYWIQLYKLASAAREDAPIMATTGPWLESTPWPAVWWNLNVQLEYWAVHGSNHLELDAVPRTLAENTGTLVGGLRPEYRPDSAGLRRATDATCDTSGTVAVPGIGASPELGNLPWALHNVWLTYRHTMDRGVLEDVLYPLLRRSTNYYLHFLYEGDDGRLHLPPTHSPEYGNAPDCNYDLALLRWSCTALLEIAALLGVRDELAPKWREVLEKLTDYPVDGNGFMIGAGVPFAKSHRHYSHMLSVYPLHLVNWEQPEHRDLIERSLNHWIGFEGALRGYSFTGAASITAQMGRGDDALTYLRELVDRFVQPNTMYYEAGPVIETPLSAAQSLHDMLCQSWGDTIRVFPAVPGAWRDVTLHDFRTQGAFLVSAVRRGGTTRWIRVRSLAGEPCRVRHSLRGRLAVAGVGGPAPAWRDLGDGVVELDLARDAEAVIHPVGSRPDLRIAPVKVTVPADPWGLPEPPQSGTVTQLDLTGHFDNDGITTEMYYGDGDFDGTGRTYPMAQLPQTGQTTDNGIAFLFTNGSEGTNNNLVAAGQEIAVPQGAQRAFTKLHVLGAGDTAAVTVPAVVRYADGTSEAAPIALTNWLASGPEFGETEAVITGQIHSRTGPLATKAAVFHQVIELDASKQLTAIMLTGPSGSSRAHVFAVSLEQ; encoded by the coding sequence ATGGGTGTCAGCAGGCGGGGATTCCTGGGCCGCGTCGCCGCGAGCGCGGCCGGCGGAGCGGCGACCGGAATGGGCGTCGCGGAACCGGCGTCGGCCCAACCGGGCCCGCTCGTCGGCCCCGTGGCCCTCACCGGTATGCGTACGGACCGCGAATGGCGGGACTTCCTCGCCGGACAGGACCCGCGCTGGAAGCGACTGCCGCGCGCCTGGTACGAGGGGCCCTTCCTCGGCAACGGCCTGCTCGGCTCGATCATCCACGGGGAACCCGGGACCAACGCCCTGCGCTTCACCGTGCACCACACCGAAGTGCAGGACCACCGGCCGGAGTTCGGCCACAACTGGGGCGTGGCCCGCCTCCCGGTCGGCAACCTCCGTCTGCACCCCGTCGGCGCCATCACGGGCGCCGACCTGCGCCTGGACCTGTGGAACGCCGAGGTCAGCGGAACGGTCACCACGGACAAGGGCACCATCGCACTGCGCGCGCTGGTCCACAACGACCGGACGCTGCTGCTCGTCACCGCACGCGCGAGCGCGGGCGAGCGTGATTTCCGCTGGGAGTTCGTCCCCTCGCCCGCCGTCAGCCCGCGCATCGTCCGGGAGGACCCTCCGGCGGGCCTGGAGCCCAACCCCGCTCCGGTGACCACACGCGAGCCGGACGGCACGGGCGTCGTCGTCCAGTCGCTGGTCGCGGGAGGCCAGACAGTCACCGCCCACCGGGAACACCGGCGGGGCGACGAGCGCGCGTACGTACTGGCCGTCGCCCACTCCCATCCCGGCACCGACGCCGAGGGACGGGCGAGATCCGCGGTCCGCAAGGCATCGGCGCTGCCCGTCTCCAGCCTGCTGCGCACCCATCGTGCGTGGTGGCACCGCTTCTACCGCAAGAGCTTCCTCTCCGTCCCCGACGAGATGCTGCAGAGCTTCTACTGGATCCAGCTCTACAAACTCGCCTCCGCCGCCCGCGAGGACGCGCCCATCATGGCGACCACCGGACCCTGGCTGGAGTCCACGCCCTGGCCCGCCGTGTGGTGGAACCTCAACGTCCAGCTGGAGTACTGGGCGGTGCACGGCTCCAACCACCTTGAGCTGGACGCCGTCCCACGCACCCTCGCCGAGAACACCGGCACACTCGTCGGCGGCCTGCGCCCCGAGTACCGGCCCGACTCGGCGGGCCTGCGCCGCGCCACCGACGCCACCTGCGACACCAGCGGCACCGTGGCTGTCCCGGGCATCGGCGCCAGTCCGGAGCTCGGCAACCTCCCCTGGGCGCTGCACAACGTCTGGCTGACCTACCGCCACACCATGGACCGGGGCGTCCTGGAGGACGTCCTGTACCCGCTGCTGCGCCGAAGCACCAACTACTACCTGCACTTCCTGTACGAGGGCGACGACGGCAGGCTGCATCTGCCGCCGACCCACTCGCCCGAGTACGGCAACGCTCCGGACTGCAACTACGACCTGGCACTGCTGCGTTGGAGCTGTACGGCCCTGCTGGAGATCGCCGCCCTGCTCGGTGTACGGGACGAGCTGGCGCCCAAGTGGCGCGAGGTGCTGGAGAAGTTGACCGACTACCCGGTGGACGGGAACGGCTTCATGATCGGCGCCGGCGTTCCCTTCGCCAAGTCCCACCGCCACTACTCCCACATGCTCTCCGTCTACCCGCTCCACCTCGTCAACTGGGAGCAGCCCGAGCACCGGGACCTGATCGAGCGGTCGCTGAATCACTGGATCGGCTTCGAGGGTGCCCTGCGCGGCTACAGCTTCACCGGCGCCGCCTCCATCACCGCCCAGATGGGCCGGGGCGACGACGCGCTGACGTACTTACGGGAGCTGGTCGACCGGTTCGTACAGCCCAACACCATGTACTACGAGGCGGGTCCGGTCATCGAGACACCGCTGTCCGCCGCGCAGAGCCTGCACGACATGCTCTGCCAGAGCTGGGGCGACACGATCCGCGTCTTCCCGGCCGTCCCGGGCGCGTGGCGGGACGTCACGCTGCACGACTTCCGCACCCAGGGCGCGTTCCTCGTCAGCGCCGTCCGCCGGGGCGGCACCACCCGCTGGATCCGTGTACGCAGCCTCGCCGGAGAGCCGTGCCGGGTACGCCACTCCCTGCGCGGCCGGCTCGCGGTCGCCGGGGTCGGCGGCCCCGCACCCGCCTGGCGCGACCTGGGCGACGGTGTCGTCGAACTGGACCTGGCACGGGACGCGGAGGCGGTGATCCACCCGGTCGGCTCGCGGCCCGACCTGCGGATCGCCCCGGTGAAGGTGACCGTGCCCGCCGACCCGTGGGGACTGCCGGAACCGCCGCAGAGCGGAACCGTCACCCAGCTCGATCTCACAGGGCACTTCGACAACGACGGCATCACCACCGAGATGTACTACGGCGACGGGGACTTCGACGGCACCGGCCGTACGTACCCCATGGCCCAACTTCCGCAGACCGGGCAGACGACGGACAACGGGATCGCCTTCCTCTTCACCAACGGCAGCGAGGGAACGAACAACAACCTCGTGGCGGCAGGGCAGGAGATCGCCGTTCCGCAGGGCGCGCAACGTGCGTTCACGAAGCTGCACGTGCTCGGCGCGGGCGACACGGCGGCCGTGACCGTCCCCGCGGTGGTCCGGTACGCCGACGGAACGAGCGAGGCCGCCCCGATCGCGCTCACCAACTGGCTGGCGTCCGGTCCCGAGTTCGGAGAGACCGAGGCGGTGATCACCGGTCAGATCCACTCGCGCACCGGGCCGTTGGCCACCAAGGCGGCCGTCTTCCATCAGGTGATCGAGCTCGACGCGAGCAAGCAGCTCACCGCGATCATGCTGACCGGGCCCTCAGGGTCGTCCAGGGCCCATGTCTTCGCCGTCTCGCTGGAGCAGTAG
- a CDS encoding discoidin domain-containing protein has product MTGWKDAGDGLVAADTDLPPDPDFNAVFLDNARAQEGRWPNSGPDPLNTTWAEADPTSTDQHIDDTDLADAGWTGATVHLWAGSNPWAQQTGTVTTTGPGKLDFKGGNYRCPPLCMGNQNYRNYYLVGSKAALDRPGEWYYDETAHRLYMVPPKGGMAGHTVTAKHRLWGVDLSKSSYVTVRGLNLWGTSLRTGDSSKGVVVDRLRATYISEFSTLPMPPDSDLAIPPFEGHIVASRILDSGVQILGTGNTLKNSEISQSAGDGVLLRGTGNTVTNNYIHDVGWMGSYTPGIEVNGNGHTVTHNTIRRTGRASIDTAWQLNGTEFHDNRIAYNDMSEAMRTSRDGSPFYVCCSLNGTGTSIDHNTAHDADGQVGFYVDNYSGHFRLHHNVAWNTGTRGTFFNGHTGPSLANEDHNSSYGMGINGNSVLLSGATDASGSYISNIIGPKPISATQTGDPLPVVRSNLISDKPGYTDAVNGELWLTAGSPAIDAGETIDGITTDVRGAGPDQGAYEYGAPIWSTGCNLPGCVQRVRHGTWTATASDGTDAAAVTDGDINTRWTAASPQSPVQSLTVDLGEPRAFGRLSLDAGRDTVGQPYGFSVSVSRDGTHWGEPLARVSGRSFTQDAVFPRQTTARYLRITLTASGPVPWVVNDLRLYGDGPDASTTLQAEQATVVRGVERGTAATGVLGSGDRVGFRAVNIDGGRLTVRSASSCPRTCSIQLRLDAPDGPLVAVVLLRGDSGGEWRERTVSLKRDVSGTHDLYLVAKGGRQVTALDWLTIESPASQE; this is encoded by the coding sequence GTGACCGGTTGGAAGGACGCGGGCGACGGTCTGGTCGCCGCCGACACCGACCTTCCCCCCGACCCCGACTTCAACGCGGTGTTCCTGGACAACGCCCGGGCTCAGGAAGGCCGTTGGCCCAACTCCGGCCCCGATCCGCTGAACACCACCTGGGCCGAGGCCGATCCCACCTCCACCGACCAGCACATCGACGACACCGACCTGGCGGACGCCGGCTGGACCGGCGCGACCGTGCACTTGTGGGCGGGCTCCAACCCCTGGGCCCAGCAGACCGGCACGGTCACCACCACCGGCCCCGGCAAGCTGGACTTCAAGGGCGGCAACTACCGCTGCCCGCCGCTGTGCATGGGTAACCAGAACTACCGCAACTACTATCTCGTCGGCTCCAAGGCCGCCCTCGACCGGCCCGGGGAGTGGTACTACGACGAGACCGCGCACCGGCTCTACATGGTGCCGCCGAAGGGCGGTATGGCCGGGCACACGGTGACCGCGAAGCACCGGCTGTGGGGCGTGGACCTGAGCAAGAGCTCGTACGTCACCGTGCGCGGCCTGAATCTGTGGGGCACCTCGCTCCGAACAGGCGACAGCAGCAAGGGAGTTGTGGTCGACCGGCTGCGGGCCACCTACATCTCGGAGTTCTCCACTCTCCCCATGCCGCCGGACAGCGATCTCGCGATCCCGCCCTTCGAGGGCCACATCGTCGCGTCCCGCATCCTCGACTCGGGCGTACAGATCCTCGGCACCGGCAACACCCTGAAGAACAGCGAGATCTCCCAGTCCGCCGGGGACGGCGTCCTGCTGCGCGGCACCGGCAACACCGTCACCAACAACTACATCCACGACGTCGGCTGGATGGGCAGCTACACGCCGGGCATCGAGGTCAACGGCAACGGCCACACGGTCACCCACAACACGATCCGGCGCACGGGACGAGCCTCCATCGACACGGCATGGCAGCTCAACGGCACGGAGTTCCACGACAACCGTATCGCCTACAACGACATGTCCGAGGCGATGCGCACGTCCCGCGACGGCTCCCCGTTCTACGTCTGCTGCAGCCTGAACGGCACCGGCACCTCCATCGACCACAACACCGCGCACGACGCCGACGGCCAGGTCGGCTTCTACGTCGACAACTACTCCGGCCACTTCCGGCTGCACCACAACGTCGCCTGGAACACCGGCACCCGCGGCACCTTCTTCAACGGCCACACCGGCCCGAGCCTCGCCAACGAGGACCACAACTCCAGCTACGGCATGGGCATCAACGGCAACTCGGTGCTGCTCAGCGGGGCGACGGACGCCTCCGGCTCGTACATCAGCAACATCATCGGCCCGAAGCCGATCAGCGCCACCCAGACCGGCGACCCGCTGCCGGTGGTCCGCTCCAACCTGATCAGCGACAAGCCCGGCTACACGGACGCCGTGAACGGCGAACTGTGGCTGACGGCCGGCTCACCCGCCATCGACGCCGGCGAGACGATCGACGGCATCACGACGGACGTCCGGGGCGCGGGCCCCGACCAGGGCGCGTACGAGTACGGAGCACCCATCTGGTCGACGGGCTGCAACCTGCCGGGCTGCGTGCAGCGAGTGCGGCACGGCACCTGGACGGCGACCGCGAGCGACGGCACGGACGCCGCCGCCGTCACCGACGGGGACATCAACACCCGCTGGACGGCGGCGAGTCCACAGTCCCCGGTCCAGTCCCTGACCGTCGATCTCGGTGAGCCCAGGGCCTTCGGAAGGCTCTCGCTCGACGCCGGCCGCGACACCGTCGGCCAGCCGTACGGCTTCTCCGTCTCGGTCAGCCGCGACGGCACCCACTGGGGCGAGCCGCTCGCCCGGGTTTCGGGCCGCTCCTTCACCCAGGACGCGGTGTTCCCCCGGCAGACCACGGCCCGCTACCTCCGCATCACGCTCACCGCGAGCGGACCGGTCCCCTGGGTCGTCAATGACCTGCGCCTGTACGGCGACGGCCCCGACGCCTCCACCACGCTTCAGGCCGAGCAGGCCACGGTCGTGCGGGGCGTGGAGCGCGGCACGGCCGCCACCGGCGTGCTCGGCTCCGGCGACCGGGTGGGCTTCCGAGCGGTGAACATCGACGGCGGGCGGCTCACCGTGCGCAGCGCGTCCTCCTGTCCGCGCACCTGTTCGATCCAACTTCGCCTGGACGCACCGGACGGTCCGCTGGTCGCCGTGGTGCTCCTCCGGGGCGACAGCGGCGGCGAGTGGCGGGAGCGAACGGTGAGCCTGAAGCGCGACGTGTCCGGTACCCACGACCTCTACCTCGTGGCGAAGGGAGGACGGCAGGTCACCGCGCTGGACTGGCTGACGATCGAGAGCCCTGCCTCACAAGAGTGA
- a CDS encoding transposase, with translation MTGWLTRHPTSLNEEDGAALKDLLARCPELDTAAGHIRDFGEILTGRLGATHPTWIDAVDTSQSPGLTGFALHLLRDLDAVTAGLSLEWRSGGTEDAVNRIKKIKRQLYGIAGFERLRRMILLQ, from the coding sequence GTGACCGGCTGGCTCACCCGCCATCCCACGTCTCTGAACGAGGAGGACGGTGCCGCCTTGAAGGACCTACTGGCCCGCTGTCCTGAACTGGACACGGCCGCCGGGCACATCCGAGACTTCGGCGAGATACTCACCGGCCGCCTCGGCGCCACACACCCCACCTGGATCGACGCCGTTGATACCAGCCAGTCACCCGGCCTCACCGGCTTCGCACTCCACCTGCTTCGCGACCTCGACGCCGTAACTGCCGGACTCAGCCTGGAGTGGCGCTCCGGCGGCACCGAAGACGCCGTGAACCGCATCAAGAAGATCAAAAGGCAGCTCTACGGAATAGCCGGATTCGAACGGCTCCGCAGAATGATCCTGCTCCAGTAA
- a CDS encoding LacI family DNA-binding transcriptional regulator has translation MTSTVRTGSAPGRRRTLAEIAEQAGVSVSTVSKVLHERSDVSAETRAKVQRILEQHGYLAKHRPAATAAPPGGLIDFVINELDSPWAVELIRGAEDVLHDANMGLVVSATHGRTRRARQWLDSLATRSTRGAILVVPELTPEQHEELGRLGIPYALVAPIDEPAPGTPWVGATNWPGGLAATRHLIELGHRRIAIISGPERRLTSRARVDGYRSALTEAGLPFDPALVRYGDFTHDLAHRHALELLALPERPTAVFAGSDHQALGTYRAAAELGLRIPADVSVVGFDDLPFADWVTPRLTTVRTPLADMTALAARMVLRLLSGEQPEATRVEVATELVVRESSAPPGRG, from the coding sequence ATGACGTCAACAGTTCGGACCGGATCTGCCCCAGGGAGGCGGCGTACTCTGGCCGAAATTGCCGAACAAGCGGGCGTTTCGGTCTCCACTGTTTCCAAGGTGCTGCACGAGAGATCCGATGTATCAGCGGAGACCAGGGCCAAGGTGCAGCGCATCCTCGAACAGCACGGCTATCTGGCGAAGCATCGTCCCGCGGCCACCGCGGCACCACCCGGTGGTCTGATCGACTTCGTCATCAACGAACTGGACAGCCCCTGGGCCGTGGAGCTGATCCGCGGTGCGGAGGACGTCCTGCACGACGCGAACATGGGACTGGTCGTCTCGGCCACTCATGGTCGGACCAGACGCGCCCGCCAATGGCTGGACTCCCTGGCCACCCGGTCCACCCGCGGGGCGATCCTCGTGGTGCCTGAGCTGACGCCGGAGCAGCACGAGGAGCTGGGCCGGCTCGGCATCCCGTACGCGCTGGTGGCGCCGATCGACGAGCCCGCGCCCGGGACGCCGTGGGTGGGTGCGACCAACTGGCCCGGCGGTCTTGCCGCCACCCGCCATCTCATCGAGCTGGGCCATCGGCGGATCGCGATCATCAGCGGCCCGGAGCGCCGGCTCACCTCGCGGGCGCGGGTCGACGGCTATCGCTCGGCGCTGACGGAGGCGGGGCTCCCCTTCGATCCGGCGCTGGTGCGCTACGGCGACTTCACCCACGACCTCGCGCACCGGCACGCGCTGGAACTGCTGGCGCTGCCCGAGCGTCCGACGGCGGTCTTCGCGGGCAGTGACCACCAGGCGCTGGGTACCTACCGGGCCGCCGCCGAACTCGGGCTGCGGATCCCGGCCGACGTCAGCGTGGTCGGTTTCGACGACCTGCCGTTCGCCGACTGGGTGACCCCTCGACTGACCACGGTCCGCACCCCCCTGGCAGACATGACCGCCCTCGCGGCGCGGATGGTGCTCCGGCTGCTGTCCGGGGAGCAGCCGGAGGCGACGCGAGTGGAGGTGGCGACGGAACTGGTGGTGCGGGAGAGCAGCGCGCCGCCGGGTCGTGGATGA